In the genome of Primulina eburnea isolate SZY01 chromosome 13, ASM2296580v1, whole genome shotgun sequence, the window gacaggtattgtcagatgcacagaatagtagattcagtactattctggtaacagaaaatgtgtgataattcaaatagacagttttgaagtaaacagatggaatcagttatgtcagaatttgtattgaaatgtctaaatcgctgacagatgaagacagacagatAGAAACTTTTAAATTACtgatcttgattattgatttctaaatagaaatgggagtacatttctatggattgtgtgatgacactactgtAATCTTTCCAAGATAGTGgatatgattgaacgattgttcaaatctgtatAGGTTCTATTGTACAGGGTGATGTAAAAATATGACCAGACGACGGAGAGATATGTCAGAAAAAAGGTCAGATCGTATTGAATGCCAAAATTGATTATATCAGAccgtgattttcgtttgattttatacttttggccGAGTGTATAacatgatttttcatctataatttatagattgacggatagtcagagtgaactatcctgatactggaggatatccatgaaatgtagtgctggattatagcactagttgacatgattcattgtcaccTTTGAACTACTGTACGATAATAGCTACTAAACGAGTATTGAAATAGCTTGAGTTGAAGTATTGTACAGTGAAAACTGCTATTTTCCTTCTTATGGGAATGATATTACAGTGATGCTTGAGAGCAAATTTGCTAAGATCAGTGATCTGATAAAGgaaatgaaactgattcagaagaaaggaGGATAGCTCAGAATACATAAACTAATAAGCCagaacgtcggatgatgactgttGGTAGTTGAAACCGAAGATTAAGTATATCTCTGACTGggatattgattgttatgagttgttgattggtatatacggatgtggtATAGCCAATAGTGTGTCATTGATTTTATCACGAGTGATGTGATTGATATGAACTTATTGCATATTctgtatatctccttcttgtatctgatttgagatctgatatgattatcgGTACAGTAAGAGTAGATtgttgtgatttcggggacgaaatcatatcttagagggggagaaatgtaaggcccgagaatttgattaccgtaaccTGAAATGATTTCGGTGTAATTACCGTAATATGAAATTAATCTGAAACGATTTATTGATGCATCAAGGTAATTATAAacggaacggatcagaccgggaGAGTCGAATGAAGATTTGACACGAGGTGTAAGGAAGaatccccgcgcatatgcgcgacttgtatgggcgcacatgcgcgaggaagacagaaccatgcgcgcacatgcgcggcttgaatgcgcgcacatgcgcggaacgtccAGTAGCCTGAGGAagtgctcggcgcatatgcgcgatgtgaacggcgcacatgcgcgagcttggcagagaagttggcgcacatgcgcagtggaaggcgcgcatatgcgcgagttgggtTATGCACGAGACcgtaagtctcgcgcatatgcgcgagcactccagtagCCAACAATATGGGACAGAAgctctggcgcatatgcgccggattgaggcgcgcatatgcgccaggcaTGCATTATGTAAACTCGCCACTTGGCTTGTGAGGAGcagcgtgtatatatatatatatataaatatatatatatatatatatatataaatatatatatatatatatatatatatatatatatatatatatatatatatatatatatatatatgactatACAAGAAACTTCCCTCAGAATCGAGAAGGGAAACCGAGGGAAGCTTCAAGGGAAATTGAGGATACGAGCAATCCATCCCTTTAATTTCGAATCCGACTTCaatattgagttcctatcaacgtaggctacaactggacgtaagaattcatatcaacgtaggctacaactggagttcctatcagaattgaataagattcgtatatgatgttcttgtcatgttagacatcatagaatcaaagtcaggTTGAAGAACatattgattatgtaattgttatgatttttggagtcgatttgactaagaattcatatcagatttgtatggttattgagattatgactagtatcgatattgattatgagtttcggtattatatctgtgatgtttggactgacggggttatcgagactatattgttataccgtcgaaacatcagttgattgatattgaacatattCGGTAGTGATTTCGATTTTATAGTGATATGGTCGTTATGGATTAGAGTGTATCTTGATTGGATATCGATCAgcatatatttcgatttgaatattaatcagaacatgtattgaattgagttgaatattgatattatatctgttcgatattgttattaccagatttgggaatggaccgagatagagtcgggactttttcttcttcttcttcttctgagcgagaagataaatgtataaattaatgttgagttgggattgcacaacttgagtgaggtttgactcgagttttcctaaatcacatactttattttattgcattgttatttgcaattgaatacgattgatatttttggtctatggatttatagacaatgtatgtcttgagtcataAGCGGATATACTTAGTcgtagacatttcatcttgtgacagaagggccggatagtgaggactcgtcactggcccattgcactttgtcacaggacaggatattggtgataggaccacagtccatgacggttaggtcaggacactggatgtttggttatatcgacgtggatagaactggagtcttttctattactgttggtcgatataggaataccacatctggaaaccgggatccctaggctaggattgagtctagtctaaaacgtggagtcacgagtctgagtgacgattatattaatttatatttattgatgttgattatgttcctgaatatggttcatgttccttgctgttcctgatattggtacatgtttagaataggagttattcttgatattgagtatgttcctgatattggtacatgtttagaatagaatttattctggatattgaattatgttccggattagggtacatgtatagaatatgattattcttgttatggattgatatcatgattttgatatataatatgatttttgatatatgcttttatattattccaaaaggtgaaatcgctcacccCGGGCGCCCCTCACACCCTGCCCGACGGGTatgtgagaggaggtaaatcatggtaACCCCGGGCTCACCGCGCACAAGGAGCCTCCCCCCTACGTCGAAGGgaatatatgcttttatattgtttatatgatggcatgtatacatgatttatactgggatatttatatctcaccggagttatccggctgttgtcttgtttgtatgtgtgcatgacaacaggtgggacaggataagggtcaagaagagaacgaggctggactagatagcgtggagatccgggcttcagaagcaacttaggattcagcacgaaCATGTTAGTTGGACTATGTAGATCATACCATAATTGTTAGATTATgtataatatgtaatttgaatttaattacattacgtttccgctgtgtaatttaaggaaaaaaaaattagacctgtttatactaattgattaattagtcatcattatgatttagaacgtgattagcgtccgggtccccacaaataatatactgatttatgttttttttagcTCATATTTGTGTAGTTTtggttatttatgaatgaatttacatttttatgtctgatttaaaattagtttacagatatatttaatttttaacaagctCGATTTAAACTCAAACTCGAGCTCAATTCTATGCTTatcgagctcgaaaacgagacGAGCTCAAGCAAAGCTTGTTAAACATGCTATTAATGAATCAATCTCGAGTCTGGCTTGATTAAAatgctaaacgagcttttaacgagtcgaGCTCAGTAATTTCAATACAAACCAAACTCGAGCCTGATAATAGAAGCTCGACTCGAGCTCGAGGCTCAAACAATCTtaaacaaaccaagctcaaacctgatactgtttggtttggtctggatcgtttacatccctactcCCAAGCCATCTAGAATAAATCCTCCTTTAGAAGCTTTCAACTTAGTCCCGAGATATATCTTTCATTTCCATTATTTTCATACATCTATGCTATATTTTAAAGTTGATGTCTCCATACTAACTTTTTTTAATTGATTGGTGAAGCCCTATTTAATAACACAATTATACCCCTCATTATTCAACTTTATtcgtttttttattatattttcctAAAATAACCTTAAGGTTTTAAATCTTTCAATCATATATATTTATCAGCATTTTAACAATATTTCTTATctttatctatatttttaaaattttagattaaagaaaaataattaattcgaaaaaaaaaaaacatatcttGTTTATATAATTACTCCAACTATAAAGCGTGTAATCAGACATTagttatataaaaaaatcaacATATCATCAAACATGTCCAAAAAACCAGAAAACTTAAGAGACTTTTAGGTATGAAATCCTATAAATTGTAATATGTAAACTATGAATTTTCTCATGGTTTTCTAACCGTGATAAATTGAAAAACATGAACAATCAAGCAAAAAATAAATTAAGTTTTTTTTCCGATGAAGCTCATCCGACGATAAATATTATTGAAGAGGTAAAATTATGTAGGCTAATATGATTGAAATGCTAACAATTAATTCAATTTGTCTACTGTTTTTCCGAAGAcacaaacttgtgtgagacggcctcacatgtcgtattttatgatacggatatcttatttgtgtcatccataaaaaattattattttttgtgctaagagtattaacttttattgtaaatatcgatatggttgatctgtttcacagataaagactTGTGAGATCGCCTCACAAATAACATGCTCTTTTTCAGATTAAGGAAGACCTCGTTATGACATTAGTTTTATCAAAGAGAGAAGTGTCTTATTAATTCCATGTTTTGGGCTTTGGATAGGTCGTTAGGGCTACATGGACTTAGGGCTATATCACAGATTTTTGGTTTGAGGATTTGATCCGATCCATTCAGTTCGGTCGTCGCATCTCCTTTGTAGAAAACAGGACCGGCGTCCCAGTGAACAAGGCGGCCAGACTCGCGACGCCGAAATGTACGCTAGAAGACCTTCACCCGCCACCCTCAACTCTCTCATGCGTCTATTTCACGTAAGTAGTGTCAGAAACCTTAGTTCTTTGACGGAATCCTTTAATTTGGTTAGAAATCTTTCCACAGCTGCTGAAAGAACAGATTTTCACAATCATTACGAAGGGGTTATTACAGAAAATTGGCAAGGTTACGAAAATGGCAATCAAGACAATCTTTTTTACGGTCGGAATTTAGGTGGGGTTGAGCAAAACAGAAGCCCTAATGGGTTTCAAGGGGATAACCCAAATGGGCAGCTTGGTGATTTTCCACCTTCTTACGAGCGAAATGTCCCTCAAAATGGGTTTCGTAGTCATTGGAACAGTGGTAGTTTGGATTCGAATTTGGATGGAGTTAACCATGGCCATAGCTCAACCGGGGATTATGGGCTCTACAATAGTGACCTTCACGGGAATTTGGCGCACGGGAATTCGAGGAATGAGGTAATTTCGGGTCACTTTGATGTGGGAATGCAAAAACCCAGTGGAATAAATGGACAGGGGGGGTTCGAGGGGGGTTTTTCAGGGCGATGCCAAACATCAATGCAGCAGAATTTGCCAAATCATTTTACCGGGAACATGGAGTTATCTCAGCAGAATTACAGTGGCAATTACTTTGGAAGGTATCAGCAGACTGGGGGTGGGGATTATTACTCCAGTGCAGGAAACTATAAACAGAATTGGAGGGAGTCTCAAGTTGGCGGAATAGTTTATTCTCAAGTAGCAAGTAATTTAAATGAAGGGTCAGTTGGAATTGTTGAAGAGAGTCTGCCCGTGAGCAAATCTGAGGATCTTGATGAGTTGTGCAAGGAAGGAAAACTTAAGGAAGCAGTAGAACTTTTGGGACAGCTAGAACAGCAGGGTATCACAATTGATCTGCCTAGATACTTGGCTTTGATGCAGGTCTGCGGCGAAAATAAGGCTTTGGAAGAGGCCAAATCTGTTCATGATCATCTCTTGAAGTCAATGCCGCATCCTGAAGTTAGAATATTCAATAAGATTCTCGAGATGTACTCTAAATGTGGTTCCGTGGTTGACACATTTGACGTCTTTGACAAAATGCCCAGACGAAATCTGACATCCTGGGACATTTTGATATACTGGCTTGCTAAGAATGATCATGGAGAAGATTCCATCTATTTGTTTGAGCAATTCAAAAAATCTGGGCTGAAACCTGATGGCCAGATGTTTTTGGGGGTGTTTTCTGCATGTGGTGCCATAGGTGACTTTGTTGAAGGAATGCTGCATTTTGAATCCATGAGCaaggattatggaattgttCCCTTGATTGAGCACTATGTTGGCATAGTGGACATGCTTGGAAGTGCAGGATTCCTGGATGAAGCTTTGGAATTCATTGAAAAAATGCCTGTTGAACCCGGAGTAGAAATTTGGGAAACCTTGATGAATTTCTGTAGAATGCATGGAAATATGGAACTTGGAGACCGATGTGCTGGTATTGTGCAGCTTTTGGACCCGTCCCGCCTAAATGAGCAATCAAGAGAGGGCCTCATACCAATAAATGCCGCTGACCTTGCAAAAGAGAAAGAGAGGAAGAAGTTAAGCGGTCAAAATCTTCTAGAGGTTCGAAGCAGAGTCCACGAATATAGAGCAGGTGATAGATCTCACCCTGATCATGAAAGGATCTACGGATTGCTTAGGGGACTGAGGCAGCAAATGAAGGAGGTGGGTTATGTTCCAGAGACTAAATTTGTGCTCCATGATGTTGACATAGAAGCTAAGGAGGAAGCTCTTATGGCTCATAGTGAGAGACTTGCTGCTGCACAAGGTTTCCTAACCACTCCAGCTAGATCCCCTCTGCGAATAATTAAGAATCTTCGTGTTTGTGGGGATTGCCACAATGCATTTAAAATTATCTCAAGTATAGTTGGTAGGGAAATTATTGCACGAGATAGTAAGAGGTTTCACCATTTTAAAGATGGATTATGTTCTTGTAATGATTATTGGTGAAATGCACCGAATTCAGAGGTATTTGATAACATATATCATCTCATATGGACAGTGTTTGTACTCTCAGTTGATGTTTTGATATAAAGATATAGATGCAGCATTTTTACTTACGGTTTTTCTGACAAATTGTATAAATGTATCCTGTAAGTATTCCCTTCCATTCTCTCCTTGGGAATTTTGACTAAACTGTGTGATCAATGCTTTATTAATGTCTGTATACCTAAAACCTCCAGAGGCATTAACTATGTGATCTGATTGTTTTTCTCTGTATGTGTGAATCGCCACTTGTATAACTTGGAGCTCGTTAAGCTGAGAAAGTGGATGGCCAGAAGTGGACCTAGATGTCTGTCTTCCATTTTGTCGTCTTTGATCCACATTTGATTCTTGTTATTTCTTTTTTGAACGCAGCAATCCCTGATGAGATTTTACTTGATGAAGCTCTTTGTAATTTTTCACTATTACTCCTTCTAACTTCTTGATCTCCTACGATGAACTAAGCTTTTGATCTTCGaaagattttgtttttttagttTATTATGACAAGTTAGTCTCTGAATGCTGTCAAATTTAAGTTGCATTTTACGAGTTTGATCCTGCTAACATCAAGCTTCATACTACGATAATGGAATGCTGTCGACTTCATCATACTGCGAGTCCACTATAATCTAAGGAGCTCTAACAGAAAATGGAGACACCATACCTTCTGAGTCAACTACACGCCTTTCATTGGAAGGTGAATTCAGCTCTCTCTTTTGTACTATTACTTCTATGAGACATCGAAGCATAATTTTATTCGATACACTGAAATTCAAGTTAACGAATCTTATAGAGAACTAAACTTATAATGGCTTAGTCAGGCACTGAGTATGAATCCATCTCAACCTCCTGAATTTTTCTGCTTGGATTGTCATACTTAGCTTGTGATATTTATATCAGAACTATTTCAAATTGTAAAAGGGTAATTATTGTATTAATAATTCAGAGAGAACTAAACAACAAGAGTTTTAGCCCTATATTCCATGGTTTGGGTCATAAGATCACCCAACCAAGTAATGCTTTGTCTTGTCTCTTCTCTGACTCTTCACTACGTTCATGCAAAAGCAAAATTAAAACACCCACACACCCAAAAAAAAGCCAATATGTGGTAAAAGGCTCGAGGGAAAAGATCTAGAATTTTACGCAAAACAGATACATCAAAACCAACTTCTATCCGAATGAGTTGTACATGGACTATTAATTGTAAATAGTAATGCGCaagaatatttaattaaaatgaaTAAAGATTTTAGAATCATTGAAAGAAACTTTTTAGGGTATTTATTCCTGTTTGATCTCCACCCCACATACGATCTGCCATTTGTTTGTACACATTCTCAGTGAGATGATATGAATCCCAAAAGATGAACTCATCTGGATTTTCGCACAGCTCAAATTCCTTTACCGGTCTTTTCCCTCCACAGCTGAATATTCCATTAAAACTCCCCGTTCCACAGCATGCCTTTCTACTTTCTTTAAGACCTGGAAAAACACAATATTTTTGTTGAGTTAAATATGAAGCTTAATTTAGCTGTCTTAGACACAAGTTGCTTTGGTTTGAGAAGGATATACCATATTTTGAAGGTTGATTAACTTTTCGGGCTAAATCCCCGTTGAAATCATAGAGATAATACTTGAAGCCATTTAACTTCATCTCTATTTCTGACAAAGACTTGGCGAGTTCAATATTATGTAGCGTTGCTAAACTTGAAGCCTCTTCCAAGCATCCACCTTCACTTCTGGTATCAAGAATTCTTAGGCCAGGTAAACAACCCAAGTCTCCTAAATCCAGAAAACCAAATTTTCTTCCACCTTTGTTGTAGATTTCCTTCGGggaaaaaatcataatttatcaAATACGTTTTGTGATTAAATATACATGTATAACCATCCAAGGTAGTTGATAAGTACAATATATATCATAGCTTTTATTGAACAAGTTGCCATATCAGTCTTTACTTGGAATTACTTGTTCCTCTTCATGCATatcaatgattttttttttctcctgTGTAGGTTGAGTGAAAATGTAAATATGGTAAACATATGAAGAAAATTTCACAGAATTTTTGCCATGTAGACTAGAGTTGAAAGACGTATCAAAAGAGCTAGGGAAAAGACAGATTGAAAATATCGAGTCAAGATGACCATTGAACTGTCCTGACAATGGTCGACTCTATGCTCATTCAAACTTGGAGTATAGAGCCACAACCATGAATCTGCAAAGGTACGCTAACGCTCCATTCCCTAGTTTTGCAGCTCTATATCAAAACACCAGGTTAACCCCACGAAAGTTATCCAATTCCATGCTACTGTACATGTTCAAGGCATGGGAAAAACAACCACAGAACCATGCAAAATCCCCTGGTCGAGTCAGCTCTCTGTCTGAACCATGAAAGTGAGCATGAAGGTCAGGCACGATTCCATGGTAGGCATGGGGATCAAGTATAGGAACAAAGCCACTGACTAACATCCATGGTAGTAACTGAAGCCCAAGTGTAAAATTCATAGGTGATCAAGAAATGGGCACAAGCTAGTAACTTACGTGGAGTTAGTTAGAATCGGTGAACAACGCATTTCTGGATTGGCTAAAGGATTGATAGAGAGATCTCAAGGCTGATATATAAATTTGAGAAAGGTTTCAGTGAAGAATACAGACCGTGCAACACAACACAAAAGAATAGCTTGAGAGTCTTCAGAGATAGTCATACAAAGTGTTAAATTCAAGAGACTTCTTTCTGTATTCAAAAGAGAGAATCGAGTGAATTGGTAGTACAAATATTTGTATTGTATCTCAAACATCTTGATCGATTAAAGTGTCTCCGTGGATGTAGATCTGTTTAGGATCAAACTACGTAAAATTCTGGTGTTCTTGCATTTTCTATTATGTTCTTGCATGTGTTAATCGAAAATCAATCTTGATCGATATCTTGTATGTAGATCTCAAATTACACTCATTACTGGAGTGAAATTGATCGAATATTTGGTGAAATTTAACACAAAGTGGCATCAGAGACATGTTTTTATCCTAGTTCCGATCAAGAAAAGATGACAACAAAGATTGATGTGGGAATGTTTGATGGCAAGGGGATTTTGGAATCTGGCGCCGGAGAATGTATGCAATCCTTGTTCCACAAAAGTTTGCGAAGGCGCTGGAGATCTAAAATGTTT includes:
- the LOC140808906 gene encoding pentatricopeptide repeat-containing protein At4g32450, mitochondrial-like; translation: MYARRPSPATLNSLMRLFHVSSVRNLSSLTESFNLVRNLSTAAERTDFHNHYEGVITENWQGYENGNQDNLFYGRNLGGVEQNRSPNGFQGDNPNGQLGDFPPSYERNVPQNGFRSHWNSGSLDSNLDGVNHGHSSTGDYGLYNSDLHGNLAHGNSRNEVISGHFDVGMQKPSGINGQGGFEGGFSGRCQTSMQQNLPNHFTGNMELSQQNYSGNYFGRYQQTGGGDYYSSAGNYKQNWRESQVGGIVYSQVASNLNEGSVGIVEESLPVSKSEDLDELCKEGKLKEAVELLGQLEQQGITIDLPRYLALMQVCGENKALEEAKSVHDHLLKSMPHPEVRIFNKILEMYSKCGSVVDTFDVFDKMPRRNLTSWDILIYWLAKNDHGEDSIYLFEQFKKSGLKPDGQMFLGVFSACGAIGDFVEGMLHFESMSKDYGIVPLIEHYVGIVDMLGSAGFLDEALEFIEKMPVEPGVEIWETLMNFCRMHGNMELGDRCAGIVQLLDPSRLNEQSREGLIPINAADLAKEKERKKLSGQNLLEVRSRVHEYRAGDRSHPDHERIYGLLRGLRQQMKEVGYVPETKFVLHDVDIEAKEEALMAHSERLAAAQGFLTTPARSPLRIIKNLRVCGDCHNAFKIISSIVGREIIARDSKRFHHFKDGLCSCNDYW